A window of the Streptomyces sp. JB150 genome harbors these coding sequences:
- a CDS encoding SpoIIE family protein phosphatase, which produces MSPDYPFDEAATARAAIDAAGTLTEWSEGARRLLGWAADEVVGRPGARLLAGPVPEVSAPRWHGTVALCHRDGHTVTVWLLAHHRRPSGDGPGDWLVVTPLEHSRAPGNPLDAAALTQSPCAVALYDDRLRLHTQNEAMARVVGLPEERIRGLRHSEIGGKPQNEELERHLLQVLTTGRPQDVQTYLRAGGEDRAHAWLARMAPVTDAEGRVRGVCMAAHDITENYQARQRLHLVNEASVRIGTTLDVTRTAQELADVCVPALADFVSVDLLDPPEHGGEPPAAVAAPVALRRVAHQSVTPGGPQAVVGQGDVEFYPAASPQAASLLAGRAVVVSVAAGDLEDWLDQDRTRRERVRQHGIHSVMVVPMQARGTTLGVAVLSRARRRADTFTADDVLLAEEITARAAVCVDNARRYSRERETALALQRSLLPRSLPSTAALEASSRYLPAARAGVGGDWFDVIPLSGMRVAMVVGDVVGHGIQASATMGRLRTAVRTLADIDLAPDELLTHLDDLVVRLSQESGGEGGSPGELGATCLYAVYDPVSRRCSIARAGHPAPIVVPPGGVPRELEVPAGPALGLGGLPFEAAELYLHEGTLLSFFTNGLVESPERDVGIGHRLLREALAASAGPAGPDSLDETCDRILRALLPAGGSSDDVALLLARTHGLPASQVATWDIPADPALVAPIRKQVVEQLSTWGLTDASFTTELVVSELVTNAIRYGSHPIRLRLIHDADTLICEVSDTSHTAPHLRRAKTWDEGGRGLLLVAQLTQRWGSRHTPEGKTIWAEMALVEEE; this is translated from the coding sequence ATGAGCCCGGATTACCCGTTCGACGAGGCCGCGACGGCCCGGGCTGCCATCGACGCCGCCGGCACGCTGACCGAGTGGAGCGAGGGTGCGCGCCGGCTGCTCGGCTGGGCGGCCGACGAGGTCGTGGGCCGGCCCGGCGCCCGGCTCCTCGCCGGCCCCGTCCCCGAGGTGAGCGCCCCCCGCTGGCACGGCACGGTGGCCCTGTGTCACCGGGACGGGCACACGGTGACGGTATGGCTGCTCGCCCACCATCGCCGGCCGTCCGGGGACGGTCCCGGCGACTGGCTGGTGGTCACGCCGCTGGAGCACTCCCGCGCCCCCGGGAATCCGCTGGACGCGGCGGCACTCACCCAGTCCCCGTGTGCCGTCGCCCTCTACGACGACCGGCTGCGGCTGCACACCCAGAACGAGGCGATGGCGCGGGTGGTCGGCCTGCCCGAGGAGCGCATCCGGGGTCTCAGACACTCCGAGATCGGCGGCAAGCCGCAGAACGAGGAACTGGAACGGCATCTCCTCCAGGTGCTCACCACCGGACGGCCGCAGGACGTGCAGACGTATCTGCGGGCCGGCGGCGAGGACCGGGCGCACGCCTGGCTGGCCCGGATGGCGCCCGTCACCGACGCCGAGGGGCGGGTGCGGGGCGTGTGCATGGCGGCGCACGACATCACCGAGAACTACCAGGCCCGGCAGCGGCTGCATCTGGTGAACGAGGCCAGTGTGCGCATCGGCACCACCCTCGACGTCACCCGTACGGCGCAGGAGCTGGCCGACGTCTGCGTGCCCGCGCTCGCCGACTTCGTCAGCGTCGATCTGCTCGACCCGCCCGAGCACGGCGGCGAGCCCCCGGCGGCGGTCGCCGCACCGGTCGCGCTGCGCCGCGTCGCCCACCAGTCGGTCACCCCGGGCGGTCCGCAGGCGGTGGTCGGGCAGGGTGACGTCGAGTTCTATCCGGCCGCCTCCCCGCAGGCGGCCTCGCTGCTGGCGGGCCGTGCCGTGGTCGTGTCGGTGGCCGCGGGCGATCTGGAGGACTGGCTCGACCAGGACCGCACGCGCCGCGAACGGGTCCGGCAGCACGGCATCCACTCCGTGATGGTGGTGCCGATGCAGGCCCGGGGCACCACGCTCGGCGTCGCCGTCCTCAGCCGCGCGCGGCGGCGGGCGGACACGTTCACCGCGGACGACGTGCTGCTGGCCGAGGAGATCACCGCCCGCGCCGCGGTCTGCGTCGACAACGCCCGCCGCTACTCCCGCGAACGCGAGACCGCCCTCGCCCTCCAGCGCAGCCTGCTCCCCCGCTCCCTGCCGAGCACGGCAGCCCTGGAAGCGTCGTCGCGCTATCTGCCGGCCGCCCGGGCCGGGGTGGGCGGCGACTGGTTCGACGTGATCCCGCTGTCCGGGATGCGGGTCGCCATGGTCGTCGGGGACGTCGTCGGCCACGGCATCCAGGCCTCGGCCACCATGGGCCGGCTGCGCACCGCCGTGCGCACCCTCGCCGACATCGATCTCGCCCCCGACGAACTCCTCACCCACCTCGACGACCTGGTGGTGCGGCTGTCGCAGGAGTCCGGCGGCGAGGGCGGCAGCCCTGGTGAGCTGGGCGCCACCTGTCTGTACGCCGTGTACGACCCGGTGTCCCGGCGCTGCAGCATCGCGCGGGCCGGGCATCCGGCGCCGATCGTGGTGCCGCCGGGCGGTGTGCCCCGGGAGCTGGAGGTCCCCGCCGGTCCGGCGCTGGGGCTGGGCGGACTGCCCTTCGAGGCGGCGGAGCTGTATCTGCACGAGGGCACGCTGCTGTCCTTCTTCACCAACGGCCTGGTCGAGAGCCCGGAACGGGACGTGGGGATCGGCCACCGGCTGCTGCGCGAGGCGCTGGCCGCGAGTGCCGGCCCGGCCGGGCCGGACTCGCTGGACGAGACGTGCGACCGGATCCTGCGCGCCCTGCTGCCGGCCGGGGGCTCCAGCGACGACGTGGCGCTGCTGCTGGCCCGTACCCACGGGCTGCCCGCCTCCCAGGTGGCCACCTGGGACATCCCCGCCGATCCGGCCCTGGTCGCGCCGATCCGCAAGCAGGTCGTCGAGCAGCTGAGCACCTGGGGGCTCACGGACGCCTCCTTCACCACCGAGCTGGTGGTGAGCGAGCTGGTCACCAACGCGATCCGGTACGGCTCGCACCCGATCCGGCTCCGGCTGATCCACGACGCGGACACGCTGATCTGCGAGGTCTCCGACACCAGCCACACCGCGCCGCATCTGCGCCGCGCCAAGACCTGGGACGAGGGCGGCCGGGGACTGCTCCTCGTCGCCCAGCTCACCCAGCGCTGGGGCAGCCGGCACACCCCCGAGGGCAAGACGATCTGGGCGGAGATGGCGCTCGTCGAGGAGGAGTGA
- a CDS encoding SpoIIE family protein phosphatase — MSPTDHPEHPDHARHGGGSATPDGTAPTPSATGAEPSPSSPAHPADETAAGGPDGPRTEDGTPATDLARAETETSAADLVRVEGEASMTDLVQSGTEAAVTDLVQADAEAAAVFAHTGHDPSAVARPVVGDLAGVSATSPVGRLAATVERLRREVRAAQAEAEGRALIELAKGILVERLGCGPAQAAKQLAELTEQARMTPLEFAVEVINQAARDRVAEATDAFLANAVGARSGKLDQAAVRLRAAESGALAAPDAQAVVDSLLEHALRPLGAVAVALWAAGPDGSLTLAGSAGFAPAEASRWRYVPPDVATVARRALTERGGQWISSLADTGLPTVGRHSFPDGGRVAEPAGTGGRIHGVLEIAWPAPLEPQPPQVVRQVEALAELCAHTLETYPPRPEAAHEPRVMPDTAELMDLADGLHDPALVLEPYLDDSGRLADFRIQHVNTRFLDPAGRPRAVVSGALLLEAYPMTAGGSELFQRIERVYATGEPFRARRMHLTALVDQVPLSAVADISISRHGNSLLLIWRIEDETARLASLLQHAQRLGRVGGFEENLLTGGITWNSQMFDLYGRSPGSPPVPLEDLPAHAHPDDAVAIGRFLRTLMHHRRPASAAFRLQRPDGVTRHIRVVAEPVLDTDGRLFVVRGACQDISAQHWTEVALAATRDQLAHTEQQAAERNRLALQLQHAIMPPAQAPVQTPGMQVAVRYRPAETENLVGGDWYDAVVLPSRRVLLCVGDVAGHGIEAATSMVVLRNALRGLAVTGAGPGQLLSWLNVVAHHLTGAVTATAVCGLYDPEERTLRWARAGHLPPVLVRGEEAEPLPLVKGLLLGAVPEAVYEEDEIRLAPGDTLLMYTDGLVERHDRSVEESLSHLLATASRTAPTALDQQLDRLLTYSRSDTDDDTCLVGIRVA; from the coding sequence GTGAGCCCCACCGACCACCCCGAGCACCCCGACCACGCACGGCACGGGGGCGGTTCGGCGACCCCGGACGGTACGGCGCCCACACCGTCCGCGACCGGCGCCGAGCCCTCGCCGTCCTCGCCGGCGCACCCCGCCGACGAGACCGCGGCCGGCGGCCCCGACGGCCCCCGGACGGAGGACGGGACGCCGGCGACGGACCTCGCCCGCGCCGAGACCGAGACGTCGGCGGCGGACCTCGTCCGGGTCGAGGGCGAGGCGTCGATGACGGATCTCGTCCAGTCCGGGACCGAGGCGGCGGTGACGGATCTCGTCCAGGCCGACGCCGAGGCGGCCGCGGTGTTCGCTCACACCGGTCACGACCCGTCGGCCGTCGCCCGCCCCGTCGTCGGCGATCTCGCCGGTGTGTCCGCGACCTCCCCCGTCGGGCGGCTGGCCGCCACCGTGGAGCGGTTGCGGCGGGAGGTGCGGGCGGCGCAGGCCGAGGCCGAGGGCCGGGCGCTGATCGAGCTGGCCAAGGGCATCCTGGTCGAACGGCTCGGCTGCGGCCCCGCGCAGGCGGCCAAGCAGCTCGCGGAGCTGACCGAGCAGGCCCGGATGACCCCGCTGGAGTTCGCCGTCGAGGTCATCAACCAGGCGGCCCGCGACCGGGTCGCGGAGGCCACGGACGCGTTCCTCGCCAACGCCGTGGGCGCCCGCTCCGGAAAGCTCGACCAGGCCGCCGTACGCCTGCGCGCCGCCGAGAGCGGAGCGCTCGCCGCGCCGGACGCGCAGGCGGTCGTCGACTCGCTGCTGGAGCACGCGCTGCGCCCGCTGGGCGCGGTGGCCGTGGCCCTGTGGGCGGCGGGCCCCGACGGCTCGCTCACCCTGGCGGGCAGCGCCGGCTTCGCCCCGGCCGAGGCCTCCCGGTGGCGCTATGTGCCACCGGACGTGGCGACGGTCGCGCGCCGCGCGCTCACCGAGCGCGGCGGCCAGTGGATCTCGTCCCTGGCGGACACCGGGCTGCCCACGGTCGGCCGTCACTCCTTCCCGGACGGCGGCCGGGTCGCCGAGCCCGCCGGTACCGGGGGCCGTATCCACGGGGTGCTGGAGATCGCCTGGCCGGCGCCGCTGGAGCCGCAGCCGCCCCAGGTCGTCCGCCAGGTCGAGGCGCTGGCCGAGCTGTGCGCGCACACCCTGGAGACGTACCCGCCACGCCCCGAGGCGGCCCACGAGCCGCGGGTCATGCCGGACACCGCGGAGCTGATGGACCTCGCCGACGGGCTGCACGACCCGGCCCTGGTGCTGGAGCCGTATCTCGACGACTCCGGGCGGCTGGCGGACTTCCGCATCCAGCACGTCAACACCCGCTTCCTGGACCCGGCCGGCCGGCCCCGCGCGGTGGTGAGCGGCGCGCTGCTGCTGGAGGCGTACCCGATGACGGCCGGGGGCAGCGAGCTGTTCCAGCGCATCGAGCGGGTGTACGCCACGGGCGAGCCGTTCCGGGCGCGGCGGATGCACCTGACCGCGCTGGTGGACCAGGTGCCGCTGTCGGCGGTCGCCGACATCAGCATCAGCCGCCACGGCAACAGCCTGCTGCTGATCTGGCGCATCGAGGACGAGACGGCCCGGCTGGCGAGCCTGCTCCAGCACGCCCAGCGGCTCGGCCGGGTCGGCGGCTTCGAGGAGAACCTGCTGACCGGCGGGATCACCTGGAACAGCCAGATGTTCGACCTGTACGGCCGTTCCCCCGGCAGCCCGCCGGTGCCGCTGGAGGACCTGCCCGCCCACGCGCACCCGGACGACGCCGTGGCCATCGGCCGCTTCCTGCGCACTCTGATGCACCACCGGCGGCCCGCCTCCGCGGCCTTCCGGCTGCAGCGGCCCGACGGCGTCACCCGCCATATCCGGGTCGTCGCCGAGCCCGTGCTGGACACCGACGGCCGGCTGTTCGTCGTCCGCGGCGCCTGCCAGGACATCTCGGCCCAGCACTGGACGGAGGTCGCCCTCGCGGCCACCCGCGACCAGCTCGCGCACACCGAGCAGCAGGCCGCCGAGCGCAACCGGCTGGCGCTGCAGCTCCAGCACGCCATCATGCCGCCGGCGCAGGCCCCGGTGCAGACGCCCGGCATGCAGGTGGCGGTGCGGTACCGGCCCGCGGAGACCGAGAACCTGGTGGGCGGCGACTGGTACGACGCCGTGGTGCTGCCGTCGCGGCGGGTGCTGCTGTGCGTGGGCGACGTGGCGGGCCACGGCATAGAGGCCGCGACCAGCATGGTCGTGCTGCGCAACGCGCTGCGCGGGCTCGCGGTCACCGGCGCCGGACCGGGCCAGCTGCTGTCGTGGCTGAACGTCGTGGCGCACCATCTCACCGGTGCCGTCACCGCCACGGCCGTCTGCGGCCTGTACGACCCCGAGGAGCGCACCCTGCGCTGGGCCAGGGCGGGGCATCTGCCGCCGGTGCTGGTCCGGGGCGAGGAGGCCGAGCCGCTGCCGCTGGTCAAGGGCCTGCTGCTGGGGGCCGTACCGGAGGCGGTGTACGAGGAGGACGAGATCCGGCTGGCGCCGGGGGACACCCTGCTGATGTACACCGACGGGCTGGTGGAGCGGCACGACCGCTCCGTGGAGGAGTCGCTGTCCCATCTGCTGGCCACGGCCTCCCGGACCGCGCCGACCGCCCTGGACCAGCAGCTGGACCGGCTGCTGACGTACAGCCGCTCGGACACGGACGACGACACCTGCCTCGTCGGGATCCGCGTGGCCTGA
- a CDS encoding aldo/keto reductase produces the protein MQYVKLGSTGLDVSRICLGCMTYGLPDRGVHEWTLDEGASRPLIRQALEAGITFFDTANVYSDGTSEEIVGRALRDFARRDEIVLATKVHGRMRPGPNGAGLSRKAIMTEIDHSLRRLGTDYVDLYQIHRFDPDTPVEETMEALHDLVKAGKVRYLGASSMYAWQFSKMQYTAEKHGWTRFVSMQNHYNLLYREEEREMLPLCADQGVGVLPWSPLARGRLTRDWGTVTERSARDDFGSTLYQEGDHAIVDAVSRIAAERGVPRAQVALAWLLHQDTVAAPVIGASKPHHIEDAVAAVELELTDKEIEELERPYTPHPVSGH, from the coding sequence ATGCAGTATGTGAAGCTCGGTTCGACCGGCCTCGACGTGTCGCGGATCTGTCTGGGCTGCATGACGTACGGCCTTCCCGACCGCGGGGTGCACGAGTGGACCCTGGACGAGGGCGCCTCCCGGCCGCTCATCCGGCAGGCGCTGGAAGCCGGCATCACCTTCTTCGACACCGCCAACGTGTACTCCGACGGCACCAGCGAGGAGATCGTCGGCCGGGCGCTGCGCGACTTCGCCCGCCGTGACGAGATCGTGCTGGCCACCAAGGTGCACGGCCGGATGCGGCCCGGTCCCAACGGCGCCGGCCTGTCCCGCAAGGCGATCATGACGGAGATCGACCACAGCCTGCGCCGCCTCGGCACCGACTACGTCGACCTCTACCAGATCCACCGCTTCGACCCGGACACTCCCGTCGAGGAGACGATGGAGGCGCTGCACGACCTCGTGAAGGCCGGCAAGGTCCGCTATCTCGGGGCCAGTTCGATGTACGCCTGGCAGTTCTCGAAGATGCAGTACACGGCCGAGAAGCACGGCTGGACCCGGTTCGTGTCCATGCAGAACCACTACAACCTCCTCTACCGCGAGGAGGAGCGCGAGATGCTGCCGCTCTGCGCGGACCAGGGCGTCGGCGTCCTGCCCTGGAGCCCGCTCGCCCGCGGCCGTCTGACCCGCGACTGGGGCACGGTCACCGAGCGCAGCGCGCGTGACGACTTCGGCAGCACCCTCTACCAGGAGGGTGACCACGCCATCGTGGACGCCGTCTCCCGGATCGCCGCCGAACGCGGCGTCCCGCGCGCTCAGGTGGCGCTCGCCTGGCTGCTGCACCAGGACACCGTGGCGGCGCCGGTCATCGGCGCTTCCAAACCGCACCACATCGAGGACGCCGTGGCCGCGGTCGAACTGGAGCTGACCGACAAGGAGATCGAGGAACTGGAGCGCCCCTACACCCCGCACCCGGTCTCCGGACACTGA
- a CDS encoding DUF4232 domain-containing protein gives MVLLPSPSRPPAFVVTVCALGLLTACGDGGTAGAAGAAARAPAASASPSPATASSPAAGRCRTPDVRASIGRDDPGAGQENHPILLTNTSSRTCTLHGYPGAAFADASGRQLGPDPRRRPESLARLRLAPGGSAWAGLSYADPRVSGARTALPAVLLVTPPGERRPLRVPWSAGEVPVGGSESAVTVTVLRAGDVT, from the coding sequence ATGGTCTTGCTCCCCTCGCCCTCCCGTCCCCCGGCGTTCGTCGTCACCGTCTGCGCGCTCGGTCTGCTGACCGCCTGTGGCGACGGCGGTACGGCGGGCGCGGCCGGCGCGGCGGCCCGAGCACCGGCCGCTTCCGCGAGCCCTTCGCCGGCCACCGCCTCCTCCCCCGCCGCCGGCCGCTGCCGCACCCCCGACGTGCGCGCCTCCATCGGCCGTGACGACCCCGGCGCGGGCCAGGAGAACCACCCGATCCTCCTGACCAACACGTCGTCGCGCACCTGCACGCTCCACGGCTACCCGGGCGCCGCCTTCGCCGACGCCTCCGGCCGGCAGCTGGGCCCCGACCCGCGGCGCCGGCCCGAGTCTTTGGCCCGGCTCCGCCTGGCGCCGGGCGGCAGCGCCTGGGCCGGACTGTCGTACGCCGATCCCCGGGTCAGCGGGGCCCGTACGGCCCTCCCCGCGGTCCTGCTGGTCACGCCGCCCGGCGAGCGGCGGCCGCTGCGGGTGCCGTGGAGCGCGGGCGAGGTGCCGGTGGGCGGGAGCGAGTCGGCGGTGACCGTGACGGTGCTGCGGGCGGGGGACGTGACCTGA
- a CDS encoding HAMP domain-containing protein, with translation MTSNTSEVAESVPGDQELRMLLAGLTAVRDGDFGTRLPEDASGLMGDIATVFNGMVDQLSVFTSEVTRVAREVGTEGTLGGQAEVPGVSGTWADLTDSVNAMAGNLTTQVRDIAQVATAVAKGDLSQKIDVPARGEILELKETVNTMVDQLSAFADEVTRVAREVGSEGRLGGQAKVPGVAGVWRDLTDSVNFMAGNLTSQVRNVAQVATAVAKGDLSQKITVDARGEILELKNTINTMVDQLSAFADEVTRVAREVGTEGRLGGQAHVRGVSGTWKDLTDNVNVMASNLTSQVRSIAQVATAVARGDLSRKITVEAKGEVAALADAINTMVDTLSAFADEVTRVAREVGTEGRLGGQAQVPNVAGTWKDLTDNVNSMANNLTGQVRNIALVTTAVARGDLSKKIDVDARGEILELKTTINTMVDQLSAFADEVTRVAREVGTEGRLGGQAEVEGVSGTWKRLTENVNELAGNLTRQVRAIAEVASAVAEGDLTRSITVEASGEVAELKDNINSMVESLRETTRANQEQDWLKTNLARIAGLMQGHRDLPVVAELIMDELVPLVSAQYGAFYLAEDGEQGPELRLVGSYGRPEDDARPDRFPFGRTLVGQAARSRRTIAVDQLPPDYVTISSGLGRTVPTTLLLLPILFEDQVLGVIELASVTPFTAIHQDLLEQLRETIGVNVNTILANARTDELLDESQRLTAELQVRSAELQAQQEELQRSNAELEEKASLLAAQNRDIEAKNLQIEQARQELEARAQQLALASKYKSEFLANMSHELRTPLNSLLILAQLLAQNPSRNLTQKQVEYAGIIHSAGSDLLQLINDILDLSKVEAGKMDIAPERVSLRQLIEYVEATFHPMTTQKGLDFKVTTAPGAPNDLVTDDSRLRQVLRNLLSNAVKFTEQGAVELVIQPAAPDEVPDTVVTGGPVVAFQVKDTGIGIQEQQLEAIFGAFHQADGTTSRKYGGTGLGLSITREIAHLLGGAVTVDSTPGRGSTFTLFLPVTRPDFEQLAGRALEGAAELPAEDGSVDIPVAPRPSPRPRAGAQRRRRLLVVEERPRGLLTLVAESVVADVARHSPDEAVPRPEVDLITAVGAQEAAGALAAEPCHCVVLDLDMPDGEAARFLEALRGDSALTDVPVLVHSSHPTDAAEVLRPHASDGALEFLSSLDELRERIALHLSAEEPGDVLSLVRGEEWQELPSPTVDDSFAGRTVLVVDDDARNLFALSGILELHGFRVLHAEDGRKGIETLLDNPDIDLILMDVMMPEMDGYTATAEIRRMPRYADLPIIAVTAKAMPGDREKSLASGASDYVTKPVDTQDLITCVRRWLSR, from the coding sequence ATGACCAGCAACACGAGCGAGGTCGCCGAGTCCGTACCGGGCGACCAGGAGCTGAGAATGCTTCTGGCCGGCCTGACGGCCGTCCGGGACGGTGACTTCGGCACACGCCTTCCGGAGGACGCCAGTGGGCTCATGGGCGACATCGCCACCGTGTTCAACGGCATGGTGGACCAGTTGTCCGTGTTCACCTCCGAGGTGACCCGTGTGGCCCGCGAGGTGGGCACCGAGGGAACCCTCGGCGGCCAGGCGGAGGTGCCCGGTGTCTCCGGCACCTGGGCCGACCTGACCGACTCGGTCAACGCCATGGCGGGCAACCTCACCACCCAGGTCCGCGACATCGCCCAGGTGGCGACCGCGGTGGCCAAGGGCGACCTGTCGCAGAAGATCGACGTGCCCGCGCGCGGCGAGATCCTGGAGCTGAAGGAGACCGTCAACACGATGGTCGACCAGCTGTCGGCGTTCGCCGACGAGGTGACGCGCGTCGCCCGCGAGGTCGGCAGCGAGGGGCGCCTCGGCGGCCAGGCCAAGGTGCCGGGCGTCGCCGGCGTCTGGCGGGACCTGACCGACTCCGTGAACTTCATGGCGGGCAACCTGACGTCCCAGGTGCGCAACGTCGCCCAGGTCGCCACCGCGGTGGCCAAGGGCGACCTGTCGCAGAAGATCACCGTGGACGCGCGGGGCGAGATCCTGGAGCTGAAGAACACCATCAACACGATGGTGGATCAGCTGTCCGCGTTCGCCGACGAGGTGACGCGCGTGGCCCGCGAGGTGGGCACCGAGGGCCGTCTCGGCGGCCAGGCGCACGTACGGGGCGTGTCGGGCACCTGGAAGGACCTCACCGACAACGTCAACGTCATGGCGTCGAACCTGACCAGCCAGGTCCGGTCGATCGCGCAGGTCGCCACCGCGGTCGCCCGTGGTGACCTGTCGCGGAAGATCACCGTCGAGGCCAAGGGCGAGGTCGCCGCGCTGGCCGACGCCATCAACACCATGGTGGACACCCTCTCCGCGTTCGCGGACGAGGTGACGCGCGTGGCCCGCGAGGTCGGTACCGAGGGCCGCCTCGGCGGCCAGGCCCAGGTGCCCAACGTGGCCGGCACCTGGAAGGACCTCACCGACAACGTCAACTCCATGGCCAACAACCTCACCGGCCAGGTGCGCAACATCGCGCTGGTGACGACGGCCGTGGCCCGCGGTGACCTGTCGAAGAAGATCGACGTGGACGCGCGCGGCGAGATCCTCGAACTCAAGACGACCATCAACACGATGGTCGACCAGCTCTCCGCGTTCGCCGACGAGGTCACCCGCGTGGCCCGCGAGGTGGGCACCGAGGGCCGTCTCGGCGGCCAGGCCGAGGTGGAGGGCGTCTCCGGCACCTGGAAGCGGCTCACCGAGAACGTCAACGAGCTGGCCGGTAACCTCACCCGGCAGGTCCGCGCCATCGCCGAGGTCGCCAGCGCCGTCGCCGAGGGCGACCTGACCCGCTCCATCACCGTGGAGGCCTCCGGCGAGGTCGCCGAACTCAAGGACAACATCAACTCCATGGTGGAGTCCCTGCGCGAGACCACCCGGGCCAACCAGGAACAGGACTGGCTCAAGACCAACCTCGCGCGCATCGCCGGCCTCATGCAGGGCCACCGCGACCTGCCCGTCGTCGCCGAACTCATCATGGACGAGCTGGTCCCGCTGGTCTCCGCCCAGTACGGCGCCTTCTACCTCGCCGAGGACGGGGAACAGGGCCCCGAGCTGCGGCTCGTCGGCTCCTACGGCCGCCCCGAGGACGACGCCCGCCCCGACCGCTTCCCCTTCGGCCGCACCCTGGTCGGCCAGGCCGCCCGCAGCCGCCGCACGATCGCGGTCGACCAGCTGCCGCCCGACTACGTCACCATCTCCTCCGGCCTCGGCCGGACCGTGCCGACCACCCTGCTCCTGCTGCCGATCCTCTTCGAGGACCAGGTCCTCGGCGTGATCGAGCTGGCGTCCGTCACCCCGTTCACCGCCATCCACCAGGATCTGCTGGAGCAGCTGCGGGAGACGATCGGCGTCAACGTCAACACCATCCTCGCCAACGCCCGCACCGACGAACTGCTCGACGAGTCCCAGCGCCTGACGGCCGAGCTCCAGGTCCGCTCCGCCGAACTCCAGGCGCAGCAGGAGGAGTTGCAGCGCTCCAACGCCGAACTGGAGGAGAAGGCCTCGCTGCTGGCCGCGCAGAACCGCGACATCGAGGCGAAGAACCTCCAGATCGAGCAGGCCCGGCAGGAACTGGAGGCGCGCGCCCAGCAGCTGGCGCTGGCCTCCAAGTACAAGTCGGAGTTCCTGGCGAACATGAGCCACGAGCTGCGCACCCCGCTCAACAGCCTGCTCATCCTGGCCCAGCTGCTGGCGCAGAACCCGTCGCGCAACCTCACCCAGAAGCAGGTGGAGTACGCGGGCATCATTCACTCCGCCGGCTCCGACCTGCTCCAGCTCATCAACGACATCCTCGACCTGTCGAAGGTCGAGGCGGGGAAGATGGACATCGCCCCCGAGCGGGTTTCGCTGCGCCAGCTCATCGAGTACGTCGAGGCCACCTTCCACCCGATGACGACCCAGAAGGGCCTCGACTTCAAGGTGACCACCGCGCCGGGCGCGCCGAACGACCTGGTCACCGACGACTCCCGGCTGCGCCAGGTGCTGCGCAACCTGCTGTCGAACGCGGTGAAGTTCACCGAGCAGGGCGCCGTCGAGCTGGTCATCCAGCCCGCCGCGCCGGACGAGGTGCCCGACACCGTGGTCACCGGCGGGCCCGTCGTCGCGTTCCAGGTGAAGGACACCGGCATCGGCATCCAGGAGCAGCAGCTGGAGGCCATCTTCGGCGCCTTCCACCAGGCGGACGGCACCACCAGCCGCAAGTACGGCGGCACGGGCCTCGGCCTGTCCATCACGCGGGAGATCGCCCACCTGCTCGGCGGCGCGGTGACCGTGGACAGCACGCCCGGCCGGGGCAGCACCTTCACGCTGTTCCTGCCGGTGACCCGCCCAGACTTCGAGCAGCTGGCGGGCCGGGCCCTGGAGGGCGCGGCCGAACTGCCCGCCGAGGACGGCTCCGTGGACATCCCCGTGGCACCGCGCCCCAGCCCGCGCCCGCGCGCGGGGGCGCAGCGCCGCCGCCGGCTGCTCGTCGTGGAGGAGCGGCCGCGCGGCCTGCTCACCCTCGTCGCCGAGAGCGTCGTCGCGGACGTGGCCCGGCACAGCCCGGACGAGGCCGTGCCGCGGCCCGAGGTGGACCTGATCACCGCCGTCGGCGCCCAGGAGGCGGCCGGGGCGCTGGCCGCCGAGCCCTGCCACTGCGTCGTCCTCGACCTCGACATGCCCGACGGCGAGGCCGCCCGGTTCCTGGAGGCGCTGCGCGGCGACTCGGCGCTGACGGACGTCCCCGTCCTCGTGCACAGCAGCCACCCCACCGACGCGGCCGAGGTGCTGCGCCCGCACGCCTCCGACGGGGCGCTGGAGTTCCTCTCCAGCCTCGACGAACTGCGGGAGCGCATCGCGCTGCACCTGTCCGCCGAGGAGCCGGGGGACGTGCTGTCCCTGGTGCGGGGCGAGGAGTGGCAGGAGCTGCCGTCACCGACCGTCGACGACTCGTTCGCCGGACGGACCGTCCTCGTCGTCGACGACGACGCGCGCAACCTCTTCGCGCTCAGCGGGATCCTGGAGCTGCACGGCTTCCGGGTGCTGCACGCGGAGGACGGCCGCAAGGGCATCGAGACACTGCTCGACAACCCCGACATCGACCTGATCCTGATGGACGTGATGATGCCGGAGATGGACGGCTACACCGCCACCGCCGAGATCCGCAGAATGCCGCGGTACGCCGACCTGCCGATCATCGCCGTCACGGCCAAGGCCATGCCGGGCGACCGGGAGAAGTCCCTGGCGTCCGGGGCGAGCGACTACGTCACCAAGCCGGTCGACACCCAGGACCTCATCACCTGCGTCCGACGCTGGCTCTCCCGGTGA